Genomic segment of Zingiber officinale cultivar Zhangliang chromosome 11B, Zo_v1.1, whole genome shotgun sequence:
tgtcaggTCACCATAACTTTGACTGCCAAGGCATTTCTTGGGTTTACTTGTTACACCCCATATCAatggttaaaaaatattttaatgaaCAATACAAACGATTGGGAGTCTATGCCACTCACtatatttcaaataaatattattttatcatGATCGACTGTGTAGAAAATAGTTGCTAACTTCTACAATGATGACTTTATATCTTTTTGATTTTATTTCTATGAGTGATAACctagttaaaataatattttaatgagtAAAACAAACGTATAGACTTCATGACATCCGATACATTTCaaataaaatgaatataatttaatcatGATCGAATGTATAGAAACTAGCATATACCTTCATTCTATAATATGTAGAAACTAGCTACTAACTTTTACATAGTGTAGAAGTTACTATATAAATTCTATATATTATAAAAGCTACTCAGTAATTTCTATAATAGTATTAAATCTAGAGTATTTTTTGAGATAAAATAATGAAAGGGGCATCAATTTAATTTTTGGAAAAGAGATGCTATTATGATGTTTCCTTTAATTTGGATGtcgtttttatttttctaattacaTAAAGTTACAAAGTTTTGACAGTGACCTCCAATTCAAATTTTGTCCATTATTAAACATTCACTCTAGAGCTATGCATATTAAATTAAccgaaagttttttttaataaattggaCTAACCTAATTTTGTCATTATAAttgaatatataaatttatataaaaccaATTAATTCGATGaattattaaattaatcaaaattttcttaaaaattgacTGAGTAATGCCCGACCAAGCTCCCGAATCTAACCAAGCTAAAATCAATTAAACCTGTTTTTTTAACAATGTGATAGATACCGATGGGATTTAAtcgaattctaaattttaaaaatttaaattgaactaaatgaataatatttttttaaaataaatttgatttagTGCAGTATATCAAAATTTAagatatgaaaataaaaattagatatatttaatatattgaaAATTCGACTAACATCTCTACTTCCATCTTGTTGAATTGCTAATTGAATTTGTCAAATAATACATTGAATTtattcaccaaggatgaaggaaCCGCTGGTTTTATTCAAATCTCGCCAAAGCATTATTGAAGATCCGAACCCGTCTCGCCGCTATGGCTGCCGTGCAAGCAGCACTATGAACCGTCTTCCAGTGAACCGCTTGGCACGCCCGGGAGCAATAACAAGCAAGCGCGCACATCGAACATACCCGGAACTCAAATCTTCTCGTTTCCGGCCGACTGCAGTTGGCGTTCGCACACAGTCGAACGCTCTCGCCCAAATTCTGCCTCGTCTGAAACCACTCTGCCATGAACCGGTTGGCGGGGTGGACTTCAGGAGCGGGCACGTCACATCCGAAATCGCTATGGAGATAGCAGTACTCGGAGCGGGAGCTCCCTTCGCCCGGAAGGGCAGCGGCTGACGCGACGGGCCGACTGCTTCGAGAGACAGCGAGCTCACGAGTGTTGGCATCGAGAAGGAGCCGGCGTCCGCGGGGAACGTCCTTGGCAACGCCATAGCCGTCCTGCAAGCAATGCCCGAGCTCCCGCATCGCATCAACGTAGCCAAGCTGGGTTGCGCGCTGGCAGAGAGAGAACCCGGTGCTGAGATTCTCCTGGCTCTTCCCCATTCCAGTGCCATTAAAAAAAATCACGGCCAGTGAGTACGTCGCCGCCGCATGACCGCGCCGCGAGGCTCGTAATAAATAGCTCAATCCTTTCCTCGTGTGGGTGTGGCATCCATCTCCGCGTAACCCCAAGCAATAGCATTCTATCTGTCAGTTCAGTGACAACGAGAATTAGATAGACGATAATCGAATGAAAAATTCAAGAGGAAAACATGAACCAACGCAAGGCACCCACCATCCCGAGCAAATAGCATGCCTCTACGTTCCCTGCACGGACACACCTCTTCAGGAATTTATGTGCCGGCGGCGACCAATTCTCAACCCTGATAGAGATAGATTTCAGCGTCGCCTTTTCAAGAACCAGAGGATTCTTCCCTAATCTGTTCATCCTTTTGCATCTGCCGCCCACAAAAACTTCGAGATCAGAATTTTACCACTAGAATTCGGACCGAACAAACAAAATTTCCTACGTTTTCATTACGCTGACCAGATCCGACGGGCAATCGGCGGAGGCACTGAGATAGCAGAGTATCGACAGGACGATATCATCAGGTAGGCAATCGAACAAACAGGCCTTTTCGCCGGAATATTCCGCTTCGTCGAACTGCACCCGACTCCGTTTGCAGGGCTTCGATTCGGAACAGAAGCAGCGTGCTGTTCCCGATCCCATGCCTCCGACTCGAATGAGAGACAAATGAGATCGTTGCATCGAGACGGACGATCAGGCGGCGGTTGTTTTTATAGGGATGCGGAAACGTCAAATTCGGATGGTTGAATTTGTCATGCGTTTTTTCAAGGATCGGGCGCCTCGGTTACGTGACTGGGTATTTATTTACTTCGCTGAAATTACAATTTTGTAAATAAAACTATttgattttgtaaataaaattattctaaaaacggAAGGGtatctaaaatttatattatttattttaagaaTAAAAAGGTAATTCGATGCAAATTTTCGgcaataattaaaacaaaaattaagaaaaatatcaaaaataattgattttagaatattctaaatttagaaaaaaaaatagaaatattaattatcttttaaaaaaagtttcaagattagtattttttttatgataatgtcTAAAATTAAATAGTTTTAATTAGTATTTAATTTTTTGGTTTAATGTGTCTTAATTTGCCATCATTATTTTTCAATCTCATTGATTTAGTTTGACTAATTTTGAATGTTAAGGATGTTTAAAGGTTTAACTAACTTGGAATAGACATGGAAATAACACGATGAATTGTAATTACATATTGGAAGTGTCCGGGTTTCCTTTTAATTACTTTTTTTCTATATCAAAGCGACGCTCCGGATAACTAATTACTTTTAATGACTAATTTTTCTGATTGGTTTCCTATGAAGCAATCATGGGAGGTCACCATAGATTTAGCAGTAAGGAATGGAGATTACTTGGGACCGCGTGGGCCACGGGGTGGTGGATTCCATGTGTACAACAATGAATGGAGATAACTTTGCGGGCCGATTGTGTAAGGTGTTCAAAgaccttttacaaaaataaatgaaaataaattatcTTAGGATACAGCGTCATCAGATTTATATAAATGGACAAAAATTAATTcctaataaaattgataaaaatatcctTTTATATATGATGGTATGTATAATTTCTTGATTTATCCTTTTACATATGGCTGTGATATTATATAATAGATTTATATAAATGGACAAAGATTAATTCCCAATAAAGTTGATGGAAGTACCCTTTCATGTGATGACCTGTATAGTTTCTTGATTTATCCTTCTACATAGGGCTATGATGACAATGTGTAGCGCCTATCGTATGACTTTTATAGACAGTGGGGCCGATGATTACTGGATCGTTTATAATGAATCAATGTATAATTTTTTTACTGCACTGGCATTTCATGTTGGTTCATTAATGGAGATTACTTGCGGCACCAACTGTATGAGATGTTCAGAGTCAGTGTATGATTTTTACTAAAAATTAGTCATCATATACATGTTGCATGTGCAATGCAAGGACAATGTTAGAGAACCCAACAACAAATTACTATAATGGACTCTTattcataaaatattaatttaaattttttatataagaTATTAAATTAATAAGCATATACTACGCTTGATCTTAACCACAAGGCTGAGAAAGATACTTTTTAATGTAGCTGACTTaaggtatttatagaagtttctttaCTCACAGTGTTGTTAATCTtaaaatgtgggactaaaaagaacagagcatatttatatatataaaataatcaaagaaaattattaataaatcataatattttttagtagaaaaaaaagaatattatcataattttatttttaacttcaccaaaattaattagtaaaaagtataaattcttaataaaatagtaagatagatAGATATAACTTATCTCATACAAAGTTAAATTGATGATCACATGATGATAGATTTGTATAAATGAGAAGAATCAATTTTTCAATGAAACTAGTAAAAATATTCTGTCATACTCCTCAATTTCTTAATTTATCTCCATATAGATAGTTATGGAGCCAACTTGAGCGCGGTTATCAAAATAAATAGAGATATCTACCCTTATGAATTAACACAGTTGTTATTAGTACGAATGTTTACTCTAATACATCAGGGCGCCTCGGTTAACTGGGTATTTATTTCCTTCGCTGAgattataattttagaaataaaattatttgcCCGTACCGTATTATTCTAAAAACGGAAGGAaatctaaaatttatattatttattttaagaaaaaaagtaattcgatctaaattttcagcaataatttgaaacaaaaattaagaaaatatcaaaagtaATTGATTTTAGAACAttctaaatttataaaaatataaaaagaaatctcAATttgctttaaaataaaatttcaagatttgtattttttatgataatgtctaaattaaatagttttaattagtatttatttttttgatttcaTGCGTCTTAATTTTTCATCATTATTTTTCAGTCTCATTGATTTAGTACTACCATTTTTTTCTCAATTCAATTATTAATTAACTTGACTTTTAACTAAGTTGGAATAGACATGGAATAACACGATGAATTGTCATTACATAGAAGTGTCCGGGTTTCCTTTTAATTACTTTTTTTCTATATCAAAGCGACACACACAtacattcatatatatatatatatatatatatatatatatatattctacgtAAAATAACCAATCACTGCACTACTACATTGATTTGGCGTTTCATGTTGGTTCATCAAAGGAGATAATTTGTGAGTCTACCGTGTGCGAGGTTTAGAATTGAcgtatgattttttaaaaaacaaatagagataacttatttaattaaattggtcatc
This window contains:
- the LOC122035248 gene encoding F-box protein At1g67340-like, translating into MNRLGKNPLVLEKATLKSISIRVENWSPPAHKFLKRCVRAGNVEACYLLGMIECYCLGLRGDGCHTHTRKGLSYLLRASRRGHAAATYSLAVIFFNGTGMGKSQENLSTGFSLCQRATQLGYVDAMRELGHCLQDGYGVAKDVPRGRRLLLDANTRELAVSRSSRPVASAAALPGEGSSRSEYCYLHSDFGCDVPAPEVHPANRFMAEWFQTRQNLGESVRLCANANCSRPETRRFEFRVCSMCALACYCSRACQAVHWKTVHSAACTAAIAARRVRIFNNALARFE